A single genomic interval of Daucus carota subsp. sativus chromosome 1, DH1 v3.0, whole genome shotgun sequence harbors:
- the LOC108204696 gene encoding zinc finger protein CONSTANS-LIKE 13 codes for MSALSRISSGLVQETKKAKTQEEETKNRLCDFCGEDSKAVLYCRADAAKLCLRCDFQVHSTNQLFTKHSRYLLCDSCDASPCSIFCSNHGLVLCQNCDWESHGSGSVLHDRRPLDGFSGCPSVTELLATFGIEDLGQRKKKSCGFDDYLIWDTPCIVGLDDLIVSDGSDHNFVATGVPPLPKNRNAVCGQHKEEIISQLRQMVKLEPNFGDDQFDIELFSGFQSSAFKDNCQQKDACFDFEHNMEATYLPSNAAGALKYCSVSSGEGEDLPSIPLQNFFSTDCKVPDGKPESVQSLNQGNSGHGTQVDASVNVSVPQIFPKVAPREFSSQERDNALTRYKEKKKCRRYEKKIRYESRKIRAESRERIRGRFAKKDH; via the exons ATGAGTGCTTTATCAAGAATCTCATCTGGGCTAGTTCAAGAAACCAAGAAAGCCAAAACCCAGGAAGAGGAAACCAAGAACCGCCTCTGTGATTTCTGTGGAGAAGATTCAAAGGCTGTGTTGTATTGCAGAGCTGATGCAGCTAAGTTGTGTCTGAGATGTGACTTTCAGGTTCATTCAACTAATCAGCTTTTCACAAAGCACAGTCGTTATTTGCTTTGTGACTCATGTGATGCCTCCCCTTGTTCAATCTTCTGTTCGAATCATGGGCTGGTTCTTTGTCAGAACTGTGATTGGGAGAGTCATGGTTCAGGGTCTGTGCTTCATGATAGGAGGCCTCTTGATGGGTTTAGTGGGTGCCCTTCTGTGACTGAGTTGTTGGCTACTTTTGGGATTGAGGATTTGgggcaaaggaagaagaagagtTGTGGGTTTGATGATTACCTGATTTGGGACACTCCTTGTATAGTTGGTCTAGATGATTTGATTGTTTCTGATGGCTCTGACCATAACTTTGTGGCTACCGGTGTTCCTCCTTTGCCTAAG AACCGAAATGCTGTTTGCGGACAACACAAGGAAGAGATAATTTCTCAGCTCCGTCAAATGGTAAAGTTGGAACCTAACTTTGGTGATGATCAGTTTGATATTGAGCTGTTTTCTGGTTTTCAGTCTTCAGCATTTAAAGATAACTGCCAGCAGAAGGATGCCTGTTTCGACTTTGAACACAACATGGAGGCAACCTACCTCCCTTCCAATGCT GCAGGAGCATTAAAATATTGCTCTGTTAGTAGCGGTGAGGGTGAAGATCTTCCTTCTATTCCATTGCAAAACTTCTTTAGCACAGACTGTAAGGTTCCTGATGGAAAACCAGAAAGTGTTCAAAGTTTGAATCAAGGAAATAGTGGACATGGAACACAAGTTGATGCTTCTGTCAATGTTAGTGTTCCACAAATCTTTCCTAAAGTTGCTCCACGTGAATTTTCTAGCCAAGAACGAGACAATGCTCTTACACGGTACAAGGAGAAGAAGAAATGTAGGAG
- the LOC108209179 gene encoding E3 ubiquitin-protein ligase MIEL1, whose protein sequence is MEQQQQQHGDAVGGAHNTNKLDFGKMDYGCDHYRRRCKLRAPCCNQIFTCRHCHNEFSSALSNPKERHEIVRHEIKQVVCAVCETEQPVAHVCSSCGVKMGEYFCNICKFYDDDTKKQQFHCDDCGICRVGGRENFFHCKKCGSCYAVVLLDNHSCVENSMKSHCPICYEFLFDSVKGTLIMNCGHTIHSDCFAEMTVQNQYRCPICSKSVGDMSTIWQRLDMEVQATPMPHEYRYEVGILCNDCNKTSQVSFHFVGHKCSHCNSYNTRVISGRDNPQ, encoded by the exons ATGGagcagcagcaacagcaacacGGCGATGCTGTGGGTGGCGCTCACAACACTAACAAACTAGACTTTGGAAAGATGGATTACGG ATGCGATCATTATCGGCGACGCTGCAAGCTCCGTGCACCGTGCTGCAACCAGATTTTCACTTGCCGCCACTGCCATAATGAATTCTCg AGTGCATTGAGCAATCCCAAGGAACGTCACGAGATTGTTCGTCACGAGATTAAGCAA GTTGTTTGTGCAGTTTGTGAAACTGAGCAGCCG GTGGCCCATGTTTGTTCCAGCTGCGGTGTGAAGATGGGGGAGTATTTCTGCAATATTTGCAAGTTTTACGATGATGAT ACTAAGAAGCAACAGTTCCATTGTGATGATTGTGGAATCTGTAG AGTTGGCGGTCGTGAGAACTTCTTTCACTGCAAAAAGTGTG GATCTTGCTATGCAGTAGTGCTGCTTGATAATCATTCGTGTGTTGAAAATTCTATGAAGAGCCACTGTCCCATCTGTTATGAA TTTCTTTTTGACTCGGTAAAAGGCACTTTGATTATGAATTGTGGACATACAATTCATTCTGATTGCTTTGCGGAAATGACAGTTCAAAATCA GTACCGTTGTCCCATTTGTTCTAAGTCGGTCGGTGACATGTCTACAATTTGGCAAAGATTAGATATGGAG GTTCAAGCTACTCCCATGCCCCATGAATATCGTTATGAA GTTGGGATTTTATGCAATGATTGCAATAAAACTAGCCAGGTATCTTTTCACTTTGTGGGACACAAGTGCAGTCACTGCAACTCGTACAACACCCGGGTGATTTCAGGACGTGACAATCCACAGTAG
- the LOC108204541 gene encoding uncharacterized protein LOC108204541 produces the protein MKGTLENDDVKNVDEEKDESSTETSCRFRFWWNDDQSFSAKTMVQKLKTGALTSTILFSLFMFIGTFLATRWLDVSIFSGDAFQNSIFASKNGRSDSRPATYQLRCSNSSTTQTCPVINPKIFDRNDSSAEKCPEYFRWIYEDLRPWEKTGLTREIVESGIKTANLRILVVDGRLYMEQYTGVFQTRDVFTIWGILQLLKFYPGKIPDLDFMFHCGDLPVIPRSDYMGVNASIPPPMFHYCGDDSTLDLVFPDWSFWGWPEINIKPWAPLKNELRKGTKKTKWRKRKPYAYWKGNAWVSKNRGNLMKCNVTDKNDWNARLYQVNWDHESKKGFKQTNLADQCTHRYKIYIEGRAWSVSEKYILACDSMTLLVKPQFYDFFTRSLQPLVHYWPINNNNKCKSIQFAVNWGNSHQNKAQKIGRAGSNFIQEGLKMKNVYDYMYHTLNEYAKLMKYKPTVPPKAIEVCSETMACNEHEELNKRFKMESMVKNPSESSPCMLAPPFSRNEIDAIKEKQESTRKQVEAWEGRGNVRKVKF, from the exons ATGAAGGGAACACTGGAAAACGACGATGTGAAAAACGTGGATGAAGAGAAGGATGAGAGTTCTACTGAAACTAGTTGCAGGTTTAGGTTTTGGTGGAATGATGATCAGAGTTTTTCCGCGAAAACCATGGTGCAGAAACTGAAGACAGGAGCTCTGACAAGTACAATACTGTTTAGTTTATTTATGTTTATCGGAACCTTCTTGGCGACCCGGTGGCTAGATGTT TCTATTTTTTCAGGTGATGCATTTCAGAATTCTATTTTTGCCTCCAAGAATGGTAGGTCAGACTCAAGGCCAGCTACGTACCAACTCCGGTGCTCTAATAGCAGCACAACACAAACATGTCCAGTTATTAATCCAAAAATATTCGACAGGAATGATTCATCAGCTGAGAAATGTCCAGAGTATTTCAGGTGGATATATGAAGATTTAAGACCATGGGAAAAGACTGGACTTACAAGAGAAATAGTCGAAAGTGGCATTAAGACGGCCAATCTCAGAATTTTGGTAGTTGATGGAAGATTGTACATGGAGCAATATACAGGAGTTTTTCAAACAAGAGATGTGTTTACAATATGGGGAATACTACAACTTCTTAAATTTTATCCCGGTAAAATACCAGACTTAGATTTCATGTTTCATTGTGGTGATTTACCAGTGATCCCTAGGAGTGATTATATGGGAGTAAATGCATCCATTCCACCACCAATGTTTCACTATTGTGGGGACGACTCAACCTTGGATTTAGTTTTTCCGGATTGGTCCTTCTGGGGATG GCCTGAAATCAATATAAAGCCATGGGCGCCTCTGAAAAATGAGCTGAGAAAAGGAACCAAGAAAACAAAATGGCGGAAGAGAAAACCTTACGCGTATTGGAAAGGGAATGCATGGGTGAGTAAAAACAGAGGAAACCTGATGAAATGCAATGTTACTGATAAAAATGACTGGAATGCTCGGCTATATCAAGTT AACTGGGATCATGAGTCGAAGAAAGGGTTCAAGCAAACAAATTTAGCAGACCAATGCACTCATAG ATACAAGATATATATTGAAGGAAGAGCATGGTCTGTCAGTGAAAAATACATTCTTGCTTGTGATTCCATGACTCTTCTAGTTAAGCCACAGTTCTATGATTTCTTTACTAGAAGTTTACAGCCACTGGTACATTACTGGCCtataaataacaataacaaGTGCAAATCAATTCAATTTGCGGTGAACTGGGGAAATTCACATCAAAACAAG GCTCAAAAAATTGGAAGAGCAGGGAGCAACTTTATCCAAGAAGGATTAAAGATGAAAAATGTGTATGATTACATGTATCATACACTGAACGAATACGCAAAGCTGATGAAGTACAAACCAACAGTTCCACCAAAAGCAATTGAAGTGTGCTCAGAGACAATGGCATGCAATGAACACGAAGAGTTGAATAAAAGGTTCAAGATGGAGTCAATGGTGAAGAACCCTTCTGAGTCAAGTCCATGTATGTTGGCTCCTCCGTTTAGTCGAAATGAAATTGATGCAATAAAAGAAAAGCAAGAGAGTACAAGAAAACAGGTGGAGGCATGGGAAGGCAGAGGGAATGTTAGAAAAGTGAAGTTTTAG